In Borrelia sp. A-FGy1, the DNA window GAAGGAATATATTGCTATAACTAAACCCATAGCAGAAGCAGTGTATAGAAAATATTCAAAACAAATTAGTAAATGAACTGCTATTTCTAATAAAGAAAGAATATGGTTAAGGAAATAACAAAGATCAAACAATATAACTCTGTTCTAGATACTAATATAAGAAGATTGGGTGGATATTACTTATCACTGCTATTTTATATCAATTACTTTACTCGTAAAATCGATTTTACAGCAGAAGACATCAATAAATACTATTTTCTTTTCATAAAGAAGGGATATCTAGATAAAAGTTCACTTCCTAAATCTCCATGTCTTATTCTAGAATATTTTGGCTTTATTAGACCAAAATGTCGTTATGAGCGTGTATTAAACCCTATAGGGAATAATGAATTTAGCATTTACGAGGTCTATATCAATTCCCTTGATACTGTGCATCATATAGCAAAATATAAAAAGAAAATCTTGTATGATAGCAGAGATATGGCCAGCTTAGGCATTAAATCTCGTAATATATCAAAAAGAGTATTCTCATATTTAAGTATTAATACCCAATATGCATTTAAACTGCCTTAATCATCAATTAATCTTAAATTATGTTAATATTTTAACTTAGAATTTATGAAAAACAAGGTTTATAAGGGGAAATATCTAAAATACTATAAATCCTTCTCTGAAGGTGAGATTAGCGTTAGTGATATCGCACGCATAGAGGGTGTTAGCTATTCTAGTGCAAGTAAAGCTATGAATAAATGCCTTAACTCTTACAGACAAACACAAAAAACTATTTTAAATAATATTAAATCTAGTTATAATACCACTGGTGGTAGAATACTTAATTCAAATAGCATTGATCATGTTTTATGTAGTGGAAATGAAGATGAAAGTATTGAATACTTAAGCAAGATTACTTCTATTGCTGCCTTAAAAAAACTTGCTAGTGTTGATACCCTAAAAGTAGAAGTTACTAAACTTATAAGCAATTTATTTTTTAATGAGAAATATGCCGAAGTTGTTATTAAAGAACAGGTATATAATGCTTTACGTTCTGATCTTGCTCGTATAGAGCATGCTTTGCGTAATGCTGCTTATCATAGCACAGAAGAGAGAAACAGACTTATAGCAGAGAGCTTGCAGCTTAAAGAAGAGATTAAAAGACATAAGCTAACCTTTAAAGAAAAAATTTTTTTAAAAAGACTTAAAATTGAAAAGGAATACTATACTGCTACACTTAACGATAAGGAATTTAAGCAAATTGTCAAAACATACCTTTATAACGATAATTTATAAACTATTGTTATAATTACTACATTATGAACTCTAAACTAGAAAAGCTCTTATATTTACTCCCCTGTAAAATGGCAAGTAAATACAAAAGAATATTTAAAAATATTCCTGCTAGTAGTGCAAGCCTAAATATTGATTTTGATTCATTTGAATCTAATAACTTACTTCCTAAACAAAAGGAAGTACTAGAGTCAATTAAGAAAGGAGATATAAATAAAATTATATTAAATGGTGAGATTGCTAGTGGTAAGACATTTCTTGCATGTTATCTTTTCATCAAAAACTTATTAAAATATAGGGATTCTTACACAAAAAATGTAAATAACTTTATTATTGGTAATTCACAAAACTCAATAGAAGTTAATATCTTAGGTGAGATAGAAAATATCTGTGATATACTTGGCATTTCTTACAAAAAAAAGAAGCAAAATACTTCTTTTATTTTAATTGATTCCCTTAGGGTTAATCTTTATGGTGGGGATAAGACTAGCGATTTTAAGCGTCTTAGGGGATGTAACAGTGCATTAATGTTTGTCAATGAAGCTATAACTCTTAGTCAAGAAACAATACAAGAAGCTCTAAAAAGACTTAGGATAGGCAAAAGAATAGCTATCTTTGATACAAATCCTGACTTTCCTACTCATTTCTTCAAGACTGACTATATTGACCAGACAAAAATTTACACTACATATAACTTTACAACATATGATAACGAAAAACTTTCTGATGATTTTATACGTGAACAAGAGATTACATACGAACACCTACCCACATACAAAGCACGAGTACTTTTAGGCCAATGGGTTGCAAGTCATGAGTCCATTTTTCACCAAATAGAATTTACTGCTGATTATAAATTTAGTGCTCCTATATGCTATATTGACCCTGCTTTTACTATTGGGGGCGATAATACTGCTATTTGCATACTATAGAAATATAAAAATAAGCTTTATACATACATTTACCAAGATAAACGACCTGTTTACGATGAAGATATCCTTTATAGGATTAAGACAATTGTTGAAGGGTTTAATGTAAAAATTCTTTTTGTAGAGGATAGAGATAGCGTTAAGGGTATGGGAAGACTAACACAAACTTTACTAAATCTACGCAGTCAATGCGACTCTTTTTTTAGAATCTCGCCTGTCAAACCTATTTCAAATAAATTTACTCGTATCTGTTCTTTAATACCCATATTGAACGGCAAATTAATAGAATTTCTAAAAGACATCGATAAATCTGTTATTAATGATATTTATGCTTATAAGGGGGACGGCAAAACTCATGACGATGCATTAGACTCTCTAGCTAATGCATTCTTACTACTAACAGGAAATAACAAAGAAAAGCGAACTCACTTTACCAAAGTAAAATATTACTAAGTATTGCTTTGTCAAACAAATCTGATATCTAATTCCGTAAACTACTAACATCAAAATCAGTTCAATACTATCTAAGTAACAGTAAAGTTAACTAAAACATGAGACCTAATATCATATTTATGAAGATTTTAGCCCTTTATCAAAAAATAACAAATTCATCTCCACCTAAATTTCATAGAAATTATAGGTGGAGATGAATTTGTAAAGCAAGTTTAAATATAATATAATTTTAAAAAATAATGGGTGCTAGTAAGGCTTATAAAGAAATAAAAACTAAGGCAGGAACTGCCTGAAGTAAAGCTTGTGGACCATGCTCTAGTGGATGACCGCTCTTTTAGAGCCTAAAAAGCTATCTTGGGATGATACAAGAAGCTATTTCTATAATCTTTGATTTAGAAATAGCAGTTCACTTAATTTATTATCATTGTTTTTTGCTGATTTTAGTTAAAAAATATAAAAAAAGACTTCCTGTACTGATTTATACAAGAAGCTTAATATATTAGAGATTGATTTGCCACCAGTAGTTCTGTAAACTGCATATTACACAACTACTTAATAATTGTTATTATATTTCTGTATTTGGGAGCTAGCATCATCTATATGTCTTTCTGCTCCCATTTCAATAACACTTTCTGATTCATGTTTTTTTTTATCTTTTTTTTCTTTGTTATAATCATAAAATAAGGTATCCAATAATTGCCTATGCTCATCATAGATTCTGGATAAGACATAAGATGTAAATTTAGTGTTTGATTTAAAGTATGAATATGCATTTTTTGACGGTATTAGTATCCTTAATGGAATATCTTTCTCCGCTTTTCCTTCTTTTAAAGACTGATAGTTACCTTCCTTTACAATCATCTTAATATGATCTATCCCTCTCTCAATAATATCCTTTTCTGTTATTTGCCCTTCTTTTAATGCTTTACCTACTTTAATAAACATATAAGCATTTGTAACTGATGTTCCGCATGTCTTTATAAACTCTACAAAACTATTATAGCCTCCCACTATATATAATTTTTCATCGTATATTTCAAACACCGTTTTAATCATTTCAATCTTTGTCCTAATATCTTTTACAGCTAATGACTTCAACTTTTCTATCAGTTTTTTCAGTTTTTGCTCTTTTATTTCTTTTTCTTCGTATAAGGACTGCTTATCAACTCTTAAGCTAATATTGGGTTTTAATTCTGTCATGTTTTTCCTCCTTTAAAACTCATGAAATATAAAAATTAATTCAAATTATATCTTTCATGCATGAAATAATTATAAACATACTCGTTAATCATTTTCCTATTTTAGATAAAAAATTATTCCAAATTGTTTGATATTCACTTACATAATCACATGTCATATCAAAGTCAATCTTAGAAAAGATACTTTTATTTAAACTTTCCCGTTCTGATACAACACCTAAAAAATTATCTCTTTTTATAAATTCCTTGTAAAAATACTTATAAGTACTTCTATTTTTGAATCTAGTGGCTATCACATATATAGGAATTTCTAATTTTAATGTGTTATAAACCTGAGCATAAATAAGTTCTAAACTTTCAAATGTCCATAATTCACATACAACAGGTACAATTACATAATCACTAACAAGAAGAGAATTTGTTAAAATGATATCCATTGAGGGTGGATTATCAATTAAAATATAATCATATTCTCTTGTTAATCCTTGCATTGCGTCTCTTAGAAAAAATTGTGCTTCTCCATATCTAATCTCTCTGCTATCCCAACAATATTTCACGAAATTTTGTAATGTATAATAGCTAGG includes these proteins:
- a CDS encoding DUF261 family protein, translated to MVKEITKIKQYNSVLDTNIRRLGGYYLSLLFYINYFTRKIDFTAEDINKYYFLFIKKGYLDKSSLPKSPCLILEYFGFIRPKCRYERVLNPIGNNEFSIYEVYINSLDTVHHIAKYKKKILYDSRDMASLGIKSRNISKRVFSYLSINTQYAFKLP
- a CDS encoding PBSX family phage terminase large subunit, translating into MASKYKRIFKNIPASSASLNIDFDSFESNNLLPKQKEVLESIKKGDINKIILNGEIASGKTFLACYLFIKNLLKYRDSYTKNVNNFIIGNSQNSIEVNILGEIENICDILGISYKKKKQNTSFILIDSLRVNLYGGDKTSDFKRLRGCNSALMFVNEAITLSQETIQEALKRLRIGKRIAIFDTNPDFPTHFFKTDYIDQTKIYTTYNFTTYDNEKLSDDFIREQEITYEHLPTYKARVLLGQWVASHESIFHQIEFTADYKFSAPICYIDPAFTIGGDNTAICIL
- a CDS encoding chromosome replication/partitioning protein — its product is MTELKPNISLRVDKQSLYEEKEIKEQKLKKLIEKLKSLAVKDIRTKIEMIKTVFEIYDEKLYIVGGYNSFVEFIKTCGTSVTNAYMFIKVGKALKEGQITEKDIIERGIDHIKMIVKEGNYQSLKEGKAEKDIPLRILIPSKNAYSYFKSNTKFTSYVLSRIYDEHRQLLDTLFYDYNKEKKDKKKHESESVIEMGAERHIDDASSQIQKYNNNY
- a CDS encoding ParA family protein, producing MEAKKTPKIISVASIKGGVGKSTTCLILAKLLAQEHKVLLIDMDTQASITSYYSDPVKSKKVHIPMFNVYEMLKGELLIDSTIVNVCQNIDIIPSYYTLQNFVKYCWDSREIRYGEAQFFLRDAMQGLTREYDYILIDNPPSMDIILTNSLLVSDYVIVPVVCELWTFESLELIYAQVYNTLKLEIPIYVIATRFKNRSTYKYFYKEFIKRDNFLGVVSERESLNKSIFSKIDFDMTCDYVSEYQTIWNNFLSKIGK